A genomic region of Pseudomonas migulae contains the following coding sequences:
- the rpmA gene encoding 50S ribosomal protein L27, with translation MAHKKAGGSTRNGRDSEAKRLGVKMYGGQVIIPGNIIVRQRGTQFHAGYGVGMGKDHTLFAKIDGVIKFEVKGAFNRRYVSIVPKTDVVAA, from the coding sequence ATGGCACACAAAAAAGCTGGTGGTAGTACCCGTAACGGTCGCGACTCAGAAGCCAAACGCCTTGGCGTGAAGATGTATGGCGGCCAGGTTATCATTCCGGGCAACATCATCGTGCGTCAGCGCGGCACCCAATTCCACGCCGGTTACGGTGTTGGCATGGGTAAAGATCACACTCTGTTCGCTAAAATCGACGGCGTGATCAAGTTTGAAGTAAAAGGCGCTTTCAATCGCCGTTACGTAAGCATTGTCCCGAAGACTGACGTCGTCGCGGCATAA
- the rplU gene encoding 50S ribosomal protein L21, whose amino-acid sequence MSYAVIVTGGKQYKVAPGEYLKIEKLEIATGESVTFDRVLLVANGDDVNIGAPVVAGATVVAEVISQGRHDKVRIIKFRRRKHHMKRMGHRQWYTEIKITGIQA is encoded by the coding sequence ATGTCGTACGCAGTAATCGTTACTGGTGGCAAGCAGTACAAAGTCGCCCCAGGTGAATACCTGAAGATTGAAAAACTGGAAATCGCTACCGGCGAATCCGTAACTTTTGATCGCGTTCTGTTGGTCGCCAATGGCGATGACGTGAATATCGGCGCTCCAGTTGTTGCTGGCGCTACCGTTGTGGCTGAAGTGATCTCCCAAGGTCGTCACGATAAAGTCCGCATCATCAAGTTCCGTCGTCGTAAGCACCACATGAAGCGTATGGGCCACCGCCAGTGGTACACCGAGATCAAAATCACCGGTATTCAGGCTTAA
- a CDS encoding polyprenyl synthetase family protein, which yields MQPQAFYRAVADDFSAVDGIIKKQLTSRVPLVSKIGDYITSAGGKRLRPLLVLLCGKALGREGDDLRLLAATIEFLHTATLLHDDVVDMSGMRRGRSTANAMWGNAPSVLVGDFLYSRSFEMMVELGSMPVMKILSQATRIIAEGEVLQLSKVRDASTTEETYMEVIRGKTAMLFEASTHSAAALCEATPEQAEALRTFGDHLGVAFQLVDDLLDYKGDAETLGKNVGDDLAEGKPTLPLIYTMREGTPEQAALVRKAIQKGGIEDLESIREAVEASGSLEYTAQLARDYVARAIKCLDALPASEYRDALVELSEFAVARTH from the coding sequence ATGCAACCCCAAGCTTTCTACCGCGCGGTGGCGGACGATTTTAGCGCCGTCGACGGCATCATCAAGAAGCAGCTGACTTCCCGAGTGCCGCTGGTATCGAAAATCGGCGACTACATTACCTCGGCTGGCGGTAAACGCCTGCGTCCTTTATTGGTGCTGCTGTGTGGCAAGGCCCTCGGCCGCGAAGGCGACGACCTGCGCCTGCTGGCCGCGACCATCGAGTTCCTGCACACCGCCACCCTGCTGCATGACGACGTGGTCGACATGTCCGGCATGCGCCGTGGTCGCTCGACCGCCAACGCCATGTGGGGCAACGCGCCAAGCGTGCTGGTCGGCGACTTCCTGTATTCGCGTTCCTTCGAAATGATGGTCGAACTGGGCTCCATGCCGGTGATGAAGATCCTGTCGCAAGCCACGCGCATCATCGCCGAAGGCGAAGTGTTGCAGCTGTCGAAGGTCCGCGACGCCAGCACCACCGAAGAAACCTACATGGAAGTCATCCGCGGCAAGACCGCGATGCTCTTCGAAGCCTCGACCCACAGTGCCGCCGCCCTCTGCGAAGCCACGCCGGAACAGGCTGAAGCCCTGCGCACCTTTGGTGATCACCTGGGCGTGGCCTTCCAACTGGTCGACGACTTGCTGGACTACAAGGGCGATGCGGAAACCCTGGGCAAGAACGTCGGCGACGATCTGGCCGAAGGCAAGCCGACCCTGCCACTGATCTACACCATGCGCGAAGGTACGCCGGAACAGGCGGCACTGGTGCGCAAGGCGATCCAGAAAGGCGGCATCGAAGACCTGGAAAGCATTCGCGAGGCTGTTGAAGCGTCCGGCTCCCTTGAGTACACCGCGCAACTGGCCCGCGACTATGTGGCCCGTGCAATCAAATGCCTCGACGCACTGCCAGCCAGCGAATATCGCGATGCATTGGTGGAATTGAGCGAGTTCGCAGTAGCCCGTACGCACTAA
- a CDS encoding zinc ribbon domain-containing protein YjdM has protein sequence MSTLPPCPKCNSEYTYEDGAQLICPECAHEWSASGEAEAASDDTVKKDSVGNVLQDGDTITVIKDLKVKGTSLVVKVGTKVKNIRLCDGDHDIDCKIDGIGPMKLKSEFVRKV, from the coding sequence GTGAGCACGTTGCCACCCTGCCCGAAATGCAATTCCGAATACACTTACGAAGACGGCGCGCAGCTGATCTGCCCCGAGTGCGCCCACGAGTGGTCCGCCAGCGGCGAAGCCGAAGCGGCGTCCGATGACACAGTGAAAAAGGATTCGGTAGGCAACGTCCTGCAGGACGGCGACACCATCACCGTGATCAAGGACCTCAAGGTCAAAGGCACGTCGCTGGTGGTCAAGGTGGGCACCAAGGTCAAGAACATCCGCCTGTGCGATGGCGACCATGACATCGACTGCAAGATCGATGGCATCGGCCCGATGAAGCTCAAATCCGAGTTTGTCAGAAAAGTCTGA
- a CDS encoding PA4570 family protein, translating into MTYLIDAWLDRPHPYLRILHRETGEVCAVLEEEALNELQDQGDLDVNGLSSSEPVVLKELVRNLFLFCYARALRPTSDLNHKIEV; encoded by the coding sequence ATGACTTATTTGATCGACGCCTGGCTGGACCGCCCACACCCTTACCTCAGAATCCTGCATCGGGAAACCGGGGAAGTCTGTGCGGTGCTTGAAGAAGAAGCATTGAACGAGCTGCAGGATCAAGGTGATCTGGACGTCAACGGCTTGAGTTCCAGCGAGCCGGTGGTGCTCAAGGAACTGGTGCGCAATCTGTTTCTGTTCTGCTACGCCCGGGCGTTGCGCCCGACCAGTGATCTGAACCACAAGATCGAAGTATGA
- a CDS encoding FKBP-type peptidyl-prolyl cis-trans isomerase, with translation MSEVNLSTDETRVSYGIGRQLGDQLRDNPPPGVSLDAILAGLTDAFAGKPSRVGQEEMSASFKVIREIMQAEAAAKAEAAAGEGLAFLAENAKRDGITTLASGLQFEVLTAGEGAKPSREDTVRTHYHGTLIDGTVFDSSYDRGQPAEFPVGGVIAGWTEALQLMNAGSKWRLYVPSELAYGAQGVGSIPPHSVLVFDVELLDVL, from the coding sequence ATGTCCGAAGTAAATCTGTCCACCGACGAAACCCGCGTCAGCTACGGTATTGGCCGTCAGCTGGGCGACCAACTGCGCGACAATCCGCCACCGGGCGTTAGCCTGGACGCGATCCTGGCAGGCCTGACCGACGCGTTCGCCGGCAAGCCAAGCCGTGTGGGTCAGGAAGAAATGTCCGCGAGCTTCAAGGTTATCCGCGAAATCATGCAGGCCGAAGCAGCCGCCAAAGCTGAAGCGGCTGCAGGCGAAGGCCTGGCCTTCCTGGCTGAAAACGCCAAGCGCGATGGCATCACTACCCTGGCTTCCGGTCTGCAGTTCGAAGTGCTGACTGCCGGCGAAGGCGCCAAGCCATCCCGTGAAGACACCGTGCGTACTCACTACCACGGCACCCTGATCGACGGCACTGTGTTCGACAGTTCCTACGATCGTGGTCAGCCAGCAGAGTTTCCGGTTGGCGGCGTGATCGCTGGCTGGACCGAAGCCCTGCAACTGATGAACGCCGGCAGCAAATGGCGCCTGTACGTGCCGAGCGAACTGGCTTACGGCGCTCAAGGCGTTGGCAGCATTCCGCCGCACAGCGTACTGGTCTTCGACGTCGAGCTGCTCGACGTTCTGTAA
- a CDS encoding DUF6482 family protein — MNFEELRAYAIAGKVDELNLISMEGGIYLLEARMHGAAYPLSDSHGQAFHLRSVEHARQVLHAFPTLPFNLVHTSVHDEMCGLGANAEESLKVPINIGTAWRH; from the coding sequence ATGAACTTCGAAGAGTTACGTGCATATGCCATCGCCGGGAAAGTCGATGAGCTGAACCTGATTTCCATGGAAGGCGGGATCTACCTGTTGGAGGCGCGCATGCATGGTGCCGCGTATCCCTTGAGTGATTCCCATGGCCAGGCCTTTCACCTGCGTTCGGTCGAGCATGCGCGACAAGTGCTTCATGCCTTTCCCACCTTGCCGTTCAACCTTGTGCACACCTCGGTTCATGATGAAATGTGCGGGCTGGGTGCGAATGCAGAGGAAAGTCTGAAGGTGCCGATCAATATCGGTACTGCCTGGCGACACTGA
- a CDS encoding TIGR00645 family protein, with protein MERFIENAMYASRWLLAPIYFGLSLGLLALALKFFQEVFHVIPNVFSMAESDLILVLLSLIDMALVGGLLVMVMISGYENFVSQLDIDDSKEKLNWLGTMDSSSLKMKVAASIVAISSIHLLRIFMDAKNVDPEHLKWYVIIHMTFVVSAFAMGYLDKLTKH; from the coding sequence ATGGAACGCTTTATCGAAAATGCAATGTACGCCTCCCGCTGGCTGTTGGCGCCGATCTACTTCGGCCTGTCCCTCGGTCTGCTGGCATTGGCGCTGAAATTCTTCCAGGAAGTCTTCCACGTCATTCCCAACGTATTCTCGATGGCTGAATCGGACCTGATCCTGGTGCTGCTGTCGTTGATCGACATGGCACTGGTGGGCGGTTTGCTGGTGATGGTGATGATTTCGGGGTACGAGAACTTCGTCTCTCAGCTGGATATCGACGACAGCAAGGAAAAGCTCAACTGGCTGGGCACCATGGATTCGTCTTCGTTGAAGATGAAGGTCGCGGCGTCCATCGTGGCGATTTCGTCGATCCATCTGCTGCGGATCTTCATGGACGCCAAGAACGTCGATCCCGAGCATCTGAAGTGGTATGTGATCATTCACATGACCTTCGTGGTGTCGGCGTTTGCCATGGGGTATCTGGATAAGCTGACCAAGCACTGA